TATCGGAAAAGGTTTTTGAAGAAAGCTATGAGACCGTCCGAATGCTATCGGAGAATATGATGGAGAAAGGATATTGCCATCCGTCTTATTTTGAGTTTCTGTTTTATATGGCAATGGACATGTTCCATAAGACAGAAGTGGATATTGTAATTTTGGAAACCGGCCTTGGAGGAAGGTTTGACACGACCAATGTTATTAAGTCTCCCCTGGTATCGGTGATTACCTCCATCAGCCTGGATCATACAGAATATCTGGGAGATACGATTGAAAAAATTGCATGGGAAAAGGCTGGAATTATAAAAAAAGGTGTGACAGTCGTCTTTGATGGAAACGATGGACAGGCTTCCCAGGTCATCCGCAGCAGGGCAGAGGAGCTTGGTTCCCCTTTCTGTGAAGTGGACAGGCAGGGATATGAGATAACCGGATATGAAGATCAGGGCTGCAAGGCAAGATTTTATAAAACGGAAAGCGATTTTATTGAAGTTACTGTTCCGACCGTAGCTGAATATCAGGTGATGAATGCCTTCCTTGCGTTTAAGGCTCTTGAAGCGGCAGGGCTTAAGGAGGTCATGGACTTAGAGATCAGCCGGTCGCAGATGAAGGAAGGAATCGCTCACATGTACTGGCCGGGAAGAATGGAAGAAGTGCTGCCTGGAGTATATCTGGACGGAGCCCATAATCCGGGTGGTATTAAAGCCTTTTTAAAGGCTGCAGCAGGCCTTTGTGAGGCAAGGAAGAAACGGGCTGATCTTTTGTTTTCGTCAGTTTCCGATAAGGATCATGATAAAATGATAAAGGAGATTGCAGGCACGCTGCCCCTTGATCAAGTGGCAGTGGCTCACATTCATTCAGAAAGAGGACTGGAAACGGAGGTCCTGCTTAAAGAGTTTCAAAGTGCCTGCGGCTGCGGTGTGGAAGGATTTCAGACAGTGGAAGAGGCGGTTTTATACATGCTTCATAAAAGGGATGAAGAGCATCTGCTGTTTTGTGTAGGTTCACTTTACCTGATGGGGGAGATAAAAGCGGTTTTAAGGAGGAACGGATATGATTGATTTTGAAGCTGAGATTAACAGTTACAGGCCAAGCCTGGAGGTTGATGCCATTGAAGATGCCATTGTAAGGAGTGATTTGACGGATATGAATGACCTGATGATGGATCTTATAAAAGAAATCAACAAGGAATAGGCGGTTAAAATATGGATTATGAAAGAAAAACCCGGGTAATCGCAAACAGCTATTACAATATGGGGCTGGAACGGGCAAAGCTCAGGGACTTGTCAGGAGCTTCCGAATGTCTGAAAAAAAGCCTCCATTTTAACAAGTATATGACAGATGCAAGGAACCTTTTGGGTCTGATCTATTATGAGGTCGGAGAAGTGGGCGAAGCTCTTGTTCAATGGGTAATCAGCATGAACTTCCAACCAGAAGGAAACCAGGCGGATAACTACCTCGGTGAGATACAGAGAAAATCAGGTATCATGGAGACGGAGCGGCGTGCAGTGAGAAGATTCAACCAGGCCTTGATTTACGCCCAAAGCGGCAGTGAGGATCTGGCGATTCTGCAGCTCATTAAGGTTGTGGAAAGCAAGCCTAACTATGTAAAGGCCCAGCTTTTGCTGGCACTCCTTTGCATAGCCAGAGAGGATTATCAGAAGGCTGGTAAAGCCGTTTACAAGGTATTACAGATCGACCGCAATCATCCAAAGGCGCTTTACTACAAGTCCTTAGTCAAGGATACGGCCGGAACTGGAAAAAGTGAGCGGGAGCCGGAAAAAAGAAAGCTGAAGAATGTACTTTCCCACAGGCAGATGGAAGATGACGATGTGATCATCCCTCCAAGCTATCGGGAGAATACCAAGGATCAGGCGGTATGGAATATTCTTGCAGGGCTTTTACTTGGGGCTGCAGTGGTCTTTTTTCTGGTAATGCCGGCGAATACTAAATCCATAAATGAGCTCCATAATCAGGAGATACTAAAATACAGCGAGCAGTTAAGCCAGGCCAACCAAAAAGCAGACGGTCTTACGGCACAGCTGGAATCCATAGAAGCAGAAAAAAAGACTGCAGAGGCTTCTTTAGCCTCTCTCACCAGTGATTCAGACAGTGTTCTGGCCCAGTATCAGGCCGTGATCGGGATCCTTCAGGCATATAAGAAGGATGATTTTCCGGCTGCAGTGCGGATTTATGCCGGGCTTAACCCGGATCTCATCGCTTCCGCAGATGTCCAGACAATCGTAGGTGAGATAAGGAAGGATATGGCGGAAAATGGCTGTCCGATTTTAGAAGGCTTTGGGGACAAGGCGATGGAAGCAGCTGATGCCCAGACTGCACTTGCTTATTACTTAAAATGTATTGATTTAAAACCAGCCAGCTGGCAGGCCAAATTTAAGACGGCGGTCATCTATAAGGGAATGGACCAGAAGGAGCAGGCCAACGGGCTGTTCTCCGACATTATAAATAACAGCAAAGATGAAGAACTATCTGCTAAGGCAAAATCAGAGCGAGGTTTTTGACATAATTTACTTAGTGAAGGCAAGCAAAGTGCAGCCTGAGTTTAGTAAATTAGTCGTTCGATGAACGAAAGTGAATCGAACTTCCTTTGTTTTTTTAGCAAATGAAAGACACTACAGAAGAACGATTTTTTTGTGGTGTCTTTTTTTCATTTTCCCGGTACGTTTCCGGCGGCCGGGTGGTGCTCTTTTTGGTATTACGGACAGACAATAAGGAATGGAGGAGTATTGCATATGAATCAACCATACTTTACATATGAAGCAGAAGGGCAGACACTGATCGTCCATCTGCCGGAGGAGTTGGATCATCATAACTGTTCAGGGCTTAAATACGAAACCGATTTAATCCTTTCCGAGAACTATATCAGGCGCATTGTTTTTGATTTTTCAAGGACCAGGTTCATGGATTCCTCGGGAATTGGTATTTTACTGAACAGGTATAAGCAGATGGCTTTAAGCGGGGGGACCATAGCCATCTACGGTGCAGGCCCCCAGGCTCTCCGCATTCTTAAAATAGGGGGGATATTAAAATTAATGAAATTATATGACTCTAAGGAAGCAGCAGTCACAGGTTGAGGAGGAACGTATGTCAGAACAGAATAAACCAGAAATTCTGAAAATGGAATTGGAAGCCCTGTCAAAGAACGAGGAATTTGCCAGAGTGGCAGTGGCAGTTTTTATGGCAAGGTTGAACCCCACCCTGGAAGAGGTGGATGATGTAAAAACAGCCGTGTCGGAGGCAGTCACAAATGCAGTCATCCATGGATATCAGGGGAACGGAGGAATTATTTACCTGGAAGTGGAGATTGATGGCCAGGAAATTGCCGTAACCGTCAGAGATACGGGTATCGGTATCCCCGATATCAAGCTGGCTATGGAGCCTATGTACACCACGGATCCGGATGGAGAACGGTCGGGCATGGGATTTTCCTTTATGGAAGCGTTTATGGATCAGGTGGAAGTAAAGTCGGCTCCTGGAGAGGGTACTGCCGTAACCATGACAAAGAAGATTAACGGGTGAGCCTTATGGATGAGACCATGAGATTGATAGAAATGGCTCACGAAGGAGATAAAGCGGCAAGGGACCGGCTTGTGACCGACAATTTCGGGCTGGTTTGGAGCATTGTACGCAGATTTACAGGGCGTGGTTATGAACCTGAGGATTTGTTTCAAATCGGCAGCATTGGCTTAATGAAAGCCATTGATAAATTTGACTTATCCTATGAGGTGAAATTTTCCACTTATGCGGTGCCCATGATAACAGGAGAGATCAAACGCTTTTTAAGAGATGACGGAATGATCAAGGTCAGCCGCTCCATTAAGGAAATGGGGCTTAAAGTGAAAAACGTCAGGGAAGAGTTAGTGTATCGTTTTGGAAGAGAACCTACGTTGGAAGAAATTGCAGGAGAAATAGGGGCCAGCAAAGAAGAAGTGGCAGCATCCATTGAGGCGGGCGCGGAAGTGGAATCCTTATACCGGTCTGTTAACAAAAATGACGAAAACAGCATTTTACTCATTGATAAAATTGAAGAGGAAAGTTCCGCCCAGGAAGAACTATTAAACCGCATGGTGCTTCGGGAACTTTTAACGGCGCTTTCCGATAAGGACAGAGAAATTATTATCAGGCGTTATTATTATAATGAGACTCAAAGTCAAATTGCCGCAAAGCTTGGAATATCTCAGGTTCAGGTTTCCAGACTGGAAAAAAAGATTTTAAAACAGATGCGGGAAAAATTGTAGAATAAAATATTTTATACGGCTCATACTAGCTTTGAAAACCAGAGAAAAGGATGTGAGCACGTATGGAATCCATAAAACATAAGCTTGTCATGGCGCTTCTTGTGTTATGCCTGATTGCAGTAGCCGCTGCTATCTGGTATATGATTGCGGTTATGCCGGATGGAACAGAAAAAGAAGGGACGCTTGTAGAAGCCATTCCGGGATGGGAGATGATGGTTTCATGAGCAAGACCGTTTATTTGAATATCAGCCAGATTACAGAGGTGCGGCATAAGAATATCCAGTTAAAGGATGTGGCAGATGTTTATTGCGACGATACGGCCATCATGAATAAGTGTAAAGCCCTTAGGATCAAGACCATCCATTTGGACCGTAACAAGCGGTATATAGAAAAAACTCTGGATGTAATCCAGAAACTGATGGAAATGGATTCGACTCTTCAGATCAATAATGTGGGGGAGGTAGACTTTATTATAGACTACCATAAGCCCAAATCACCCATGTGGGTCTGGCAGTGGATCAAAACCATTTTTGTCTGCATCGTATGTTTCTGCGGTGCATCCTTTGCCATTATGACCTTTAATAATGATGCCAGTGTTACGGACGTTTTTAAGGAAATTTACCGGATCATCATGAAGCAGGAGTCAAGCGGATTCACGATTCTGGAGGTCAGTTATTCCGTTGGACTGACTATTGGAATTGTGGGATTCTTCAATCATTTCGCAAAATACAAGATCAATACCGATCCAACTCCGCTGGAGGTGGAAATGCGGCTTTACGAAGACAATATCAGTAAGACCCTGATCCAGAACGATGGAAGAAAGGAGTCGGATATTGATGTTTCTTAGAGAAGTATTTCTTGTTTTTATTGGGCTCAGCGCTGGCGGCATTATAGCAGCCGGCGTTTTTGCTTTTTTGGTAATTATTGGTGTATTTCCAAGATTGATCGGAGCGACCAACACGAAAAAGCACATATTGCTCTTTGAATCGGTCATCATTCTTGGCGGTGTGCTTGGGAATGTATGGGATATTTATAAAATTCCCATAGGGTTTGGCGGAAATCTGGCTCTTGGAATATATGGACTTTCCGTTGGAATCTTTGTGGGAATCCTTGTCATGTCCCTTGCGGAGACCTTGAAAGCCCTGCCAGTCATCGGCCGAAGAATTCATCTGGCTGTTGGTCTGCAATATTTGATCCTTTCCCTGGGGCTTGGTAAATTGATCGGTTCTCTGATCTATTTTACAGCGAATTTCGGACAGTAGCATCAGGAAAAGGATTGTATGGACGAGAAGGAGGAAAATAATGGAAATAAACAAAAAAGCTTATGAGGCTTATGTAAAACAGGTGACTCCGGTGCACAAAAAGTGGCCGGGGATTATAAAGGCTTTCCTGGTGGGGGGAATCATATGCGCCCTTGGCCAGTATACTACAACTTTATTCATGAATACAGGTCTGGAAAAGGAAGCGGCCTCTGCCTGGACCACTCTGGTTCTGATTGCAGCCACTGTCATCCTGACCGGACTTAATATTTACCCTAAGATTACAAAGTTTGGCGGAGCAGGAGCTTTGGTGCCGATCACGGGTTTTGCCAATTCCGTTGTGGCTCCGGCTGTGGAATTTAAGGCAGAGGGCCAGGTGTTCGGTATCGGTTGTAAAATCTTTACCATTGCCGGTCCTGTCATATTATACGGGATATTAAGCTCCTGGATCCTTGGAATCATCGCCTATGTATTAAAGGCCTTTCAAATGCTGTAGGAATGAACCGGTCAGAGAAATGGAGAGAGAAAATGCAGATAGGAAAAGCAAGTATTAGATTTGAAGAACCTCCGATTATCGAAAGCATGGCTTCCATAGTCGGTAAAAAAGAAGGCCAGGGTCCCTTGGGAAGTTTGTTCGATGTAGTAGAGCAGGATGACATGTTTGGGTCGGACAACTGGGAAAAGGCAGAAAGTGCCCTTCAAAAACAGACAGCTGATCTGGCCATTGAAAAGGGAGATATCCGGAAAAAGGACATTCGATATTTATTTGCAGGAGACTTACTGGGCCAGCTGATCGCCACTTCCTTTGGAACGGTAGATTTGGAAATTCCCTTATTCGGTTTGTTCGGAGCCTGTTCCACCATGGGAGAAGCTCTCAATCTGGGGGCTATGACCGTAGCAGGGGGCTATGCGGATAAAGTCATGGCCATGGCTTCCAGTCATTTTGCAACGGCTGAAAAGCAATTCCGTTTCCCGCTGGGATATGGAAACCAGAGGCCGTTTTCCTCCTCTTGGACTGTCACCGGCTGCGGTGCGGTGGTACTCACCAAGTACAGAAAAGAAGGAATCGCAGCCATCACCGGAATCACTACCGGACGCATGGTGGATATGGGCATCAAAGACTCCATGAATATGGGGGCTGCCATGGCTCCTGCCGCCTTCCATACCATTCAGCAGAATTTTGATGATTTTCAGGTGGATGAATCCTATTATGACAAAATCATTACAGGAGATTTAGGCCAGGTCGGCCGGACGATCCTGCTTGATTTTATGAAGAATAAAGGACATGACTTAGAAAAGATCCACACGGATTGTGGGATCGAGATATTTAACAGCGAAGACCAGGATACTCATGCAGGAGGAAGCGGCTGTGGATGTGCGGCTTCCACCCTTTGCTCCTATATCCTTCCTAAAGTTCAAAGCGGTACGTGGAAACGAGTCCTGTTCGTGCCCACCGGCGCCCTCCTTTCTACAGTGAGCTTTAACGAAGGTGAGACGATCCCTGGGATTGCCCATGCAGTTGTGATCGAAAATATGGGAAACCTATAGCCATGCAGAAATATTTGTACTGTTTGTGTGTGGGAGCTTGCTCACTAAGCACAAACAGTACAAATATTTCTATAGGGCGCAGCCCGCATTCATAATTTGGCGATGCATTTTCGCCAAATTATGAATGGCATGGTCAAACACATTAACAGTTAAAAGAAAGGAGACATCCATGGAATACTTGAAAGCATTTTTAGTAGGAGGAGCGATCTGCGCCCTGGTGCAGATATTAATGGATAATACAAAACTGATGCCCGGACGAATCATGGTACTTCTGGTAGTAACCGGAAGCATCCTTGGCGCGATTGGTATCTACCAGCCCTTCGCTGACTGGGCCGGAGCCGGGGCAACGGTTCCTCTTCTTGGCTTTGGAAACACCTTATGGAAAGGTGTTTCAAAGAGCATGGGAGAGGATGGATTCTTAGGAATCTTTAAAGGGGGATTTACTGCAAGCGCTGTAGGAATCTCCGGAGCTCTGATCTTCGGTTATCTGGGATCCATTTTATTTAAGCCTAAAATGAAGAGCTGATACGATCAGGAAGGAACATAGTTCCGTTACAAAAAGGGTGCCTTAAAAACCAATTTGGTTTTTAAGGCACCCTTATGTTTTTCTTAATAGCCTCCCCAGGGAGGAATCTGCGTTGTGCCGCCAGGATTCTGAGGTGTATGCCCAGGTCCATACTGCTGCGGAAGACCGCTTGGTGAATCCAGATTATCTCCCGGAGGAAGGATAATGGAGTTTGCAGAATGAATGGTGCAATAACCTGGCATTGCGAATTTGGAGTCATCCGTTGCTCCTTCTTCTCCCGCAGGAATTGCCATGAATATGGCGGTGGTCCGTTCCGGACAGTAAGGAGTTGGCAAACGGTGGGATACGGAGCAGACCGTTGCACGTACATGATTGTTGCATACGTCGGTGGGAACCGTACCTTTAGCAAAATATTCTGTGTATACCGCATTGCCTCTGGGGTCGTTGTTACAGACGCCTGAGACTGCCAGTTTGCCGGATTTACGGCAGATCTGAGCGGTTTCTACGCTGTCAGGCACCTGAAAGCCAGGATCAGACATTCCTTCATGGACTCTGGTCATGATCTTCCGCCATATGGGTTTGTGGAAGGAGGTGCCTCCGTTTTGTTTCGTCAGTTTCTGGTTGTCGTCGCAGCCGGCCCAGATACCAGCGGTATAATAAGGGGTGTAGCCTACGAACCAGATATCATTGTTTGCAGAGGTGGTACCGCTTTTTCCTGCTCCTGACATGCCGGGAATGCGAGCAGAAGCGCTGGTGGAACCTGGTCCCGAGCTTGAGAACTTTCTGCTGCTTTCCATGGAACCTGCCATGGCATCAGTTAAAAGGAATGCGGTGGAATCCTTTAATACCCGGTGGGTTTCCGGCGTATTGTCAATTAACACCTTTCCGTCATGATCCAGTATTCTGGTAAAAAATATGGGCTTTTTGTAAACGCCGCCGTTGGCGATGGTAGCAAAGGCGCCGGTCAGTTCTAAGTTGGAAACACCGGTGGTGATTCCTCCAAGGGCCAGAGCCGGGTTATAATCGGTATCGGTTAAGGAGTTAATTCCAAAATTCTTGGCATATTCCACACCAAGCTGAGGCGTTACGGTTTCCATCAGGCAGCGGACTGCCACGATGTTCATGGAATAGATAATTCCATCACGTATGCTGGAGTAGCCTTGATAACCGGAGCTGTACCAGTTGGAGAAGGTCTTATTGCCCACCGTATAGATGGAATCATAATAAACAGATCCAAGGGTGGCTCCGCAGGTATCAATGGCAGGTGCAAAGGCTGTCAGAATCTTAAAGGTTGAACCTGGCTGACGGTATGTGCCGCTGGCCCGGTTTAAAGTTAAGCTGGCTGTTTTTTGCCCCCGTCCGCCGCTTATGGCTTTTACCTCTCCGCTTTTCTGGTCCATGAGAACAAAGGAAGCCTGAGGCTGCAGTGTCTTGTGTAGGCTTTCTCCTAAAATGGTATCCCCATCTTTTAAAAGATAAGCCTTGTATCCGTCTATATCGGCCTGGACTGCCTCTTCGGTATTGTATAAGCCGTCAAACCCCGTATCTCCGTTT
This genomic stretch from Lacrimispora sphenoides harbors:
- a CDS encoding bifunctional folylpolyglutamate synthase/dihydrofolate synthase; its protein translation is MKIDETAEEYLGRIPMWTRKKNSLEDIRKYLCEMGEPDEGMKIFHVAGTNGKGSVCAFLQSILKKAGCRVGTFTSPHLIETRERFCINGEMVSEKVFEESYETVRMLSENMMEKGYCHPSYFEFLFYMAMDMFHKTEVDIVILETGLGGRFDTTNVIKSPLVSVITSISLDHTEYLGDTIEKIAWEKAGIIKKGVTVVFDGNDGQASQVIRSRAEELGSPFCEVDRQGYEITGYEDQGCKARFYKTESDFIEVTVPTVAEYQVMNAFLAFKALEAAGLKEVMDLEISRSQMKEGIAHMYWPGRMEEVLPGVYLDGAHNPGGIKAFLKAAAGLCEARKKRADLLFSSVSDKDHDKMIKEIAGTLPLDQVAVAHIHSERGLETEVLLKEFQSACGCGVEGFQTVEEAVLYMLHKRDEEHLLFCVGSLYLMGEIKAVLRRNGYD
- a CDS encoding tetratricopeptide repeat protein — protein: MDYERKTRVIANSYYNMGLERAKLRDLSGASECLKKSLHFNKYMTDARNLLGLIYYEVGEVGEALVQWVISMNFQPEGNQADNYLGEIQRKSGIMETERRAVRRFNQALIYAQSGSEDLAILQLIKVVESKPNYVKAQLLLALLCIAREDYQKAGKAVYKVLQIDRNHPKALYYKSLVKDTAGTGKSEREPEKRKLKNVLSHRQMEDDDVIIPPSYRENTKDQAVWNILAGLLLGAAVVFFLVMPANTKSINELHNQEILKYSEQLSQANQKADGLTAQLESIEAEKKTAEASLASLTSDSDSVLAQYQAVIGILQAYKKDDFPAAVRIYAGLNPDLIASADVQTIVGEIRKDMAENGCPILEGFGDKAMEAADAQTALAYYLKCIDLKPASWQAKFKTAVIYKGMDQKEQANGLFSDIINNSKDEELSAKAKSERGF
- a CDS encoding STAS domain-containing protein, with the translated sequence MNQPYFTYEAEGQTLIVHLPEELDHHNCSGLKYETDLILSENYIRRIVFDFSRTRFMDSSGIGILLNRYKQMALSGGTIAIYGAGPQALRILKIGGILKLMKLYDSKEAAVTG
- the spoIIAB gene encoding anti-sigma F factor — its product is MSEQNKPEILKMELEALSKNEEFARVAVAVFMARLNPTLEEVDDVKTAVSEAVTNAVIHGYQGNGGIIYLEVEIDGQEIAVTVRDTGIGIPDIKLAMEPMYTTDPDGERSGMGFSFMEAFMDQVEVKSAPGEGTAVTMTKKING
- the sigF gene encoding RNA polymerase sporulation sigma factor SigF gives rise to the protein MDETMRLIEMAHEGDKAARDRLVTDNFGLVWSIVRRFTGRGYEPEDLFQIGSIGLMKAIDKFDLSYEVKFSTYAVPMITGEIKRFLRDDGMIKVSRSIKEMGLKVKNVREELVYRFGREPTLEEIAGEIGASKEEVAASIEAGAEVESLYRSVNKNDENSILLIDKIEEESSAQEELLNRMVLRELLTALSDKDREIIIRRYYYNETQSQIAAKLGISQVQVSRLEKKILKQMREKL
- a CDS encoding stage V sporulation protein AA is translated as MSKTVYLNISQITEVRHKNIQLKDVADVYCDDTAIMNKCKALRIKTIHLDRNKRYIEKTLDVIQKLMEMDSTLQINNVGEVDFIIDYHKPKSPMWVWQWIKTIFVCIVCFCGASFAIMTFNNDASVTDVFKEIYRIIMKQESSGFTILEVSYSVGLTIGIVGFFNHFAKYKINTDPTPLEVEMRLYEDNISKTLIQNDGRKESDIDVS
- a CDS encoding SpoVA/SpoVAEb family sporulation membrane protein; its protein translation is MEINKKAYEAYVKQVTPVHKKWPGIIKAFLVGGIICALGQYTTTLFMNTGLEKEAASAWTTLVLIAATVILTGLNIYPKITKFGGAGALVPITGFANSVVAPAVEFKAEGQVFGIGCKIFTIAGPVILYGILSSWILGIIAYVLKAFQML
- the spoVAD gene encoding stage V sporulation protein AD, with product MQIGKASIRFEEPPIIESMASIVGKKEGQGPLGSLFDVVEQDDMFGSDNWEKAESALQKQTADLAIEKGDIRKKDIRYLFAGDLLGQLIATSFGTVDLEIPLFGLFGACSTMGEALNLGAMTVAGGYADKVMAMASSHFATAEKQFRFPLGYGNQRPFSSSWTVTGCGAVVLTKYRKEGIAAITGITTGRMVDMGIKDSMNMGAAMAPAAFHTIQQNFDDFQVDESYYDKIITGDLGQVGRTILLDFMKNKGHDLEKIHTDCGIEIFNSEDQDTHAGGSGCGCAASTLCSYILPKVQSGTWKRVLFVPTGALLSTVSFNEGETIPGIAHAVVIENMGNL
- the spoVAE gene encoding stage V sporulation protein AE, whose protein sequence is MEYLKAFLVGGAICALVQILMDNTKLMPGRIMVLLVVTGSILGAIGIYQPFADWAGAGATVPLLGFGNTLWKGVSKSMGEDGFLGIFKGGFTASAVGISGALIFGYLGSILFKPKMKS
- a CDS encoding transglycosylase domain-containing protein; this encodes MNYGKQSTEKKIRSANSKARKYTTKVFLAFLKSLFVLCLFGSIVVASICFGMVKGIIDNAPDVDIATIVPNEYATTVYDSAGNVTETLVTAGSNREEASYEELPKNLVNAFVSYEDSRFWEHNGIDLRSILRAVRGVLTGDSTAGGGSTITQQLIKNSVFGGGMEKSFGERLERKLQEWFLAVKLDEAMSKEQIITNYMNTINLGSNSLGVKVAARRYFNKNISDLTLSECAVLAGITQNPSKFNPITGQKANSDKQKVILQYMHDQGYITKQEEDEALSDDVYSRIQNVDTATKETSTPYSYFTDELVEQVKKAMKDQLGYTDTQAHNMLYSGGLSIYTTQDPAIQAIVDEEINNPENYSAARYSVEYRLSVTHKDGTTTHYSEENIKRYHKENGDTGFDGLYNTEEAVQADIDGYKAYLLKDGDTILGESLHKTLQPQASFVLMDQKSGEVKAISGGRGQKTASLTLNRASGTYRQPGSTFKILTAFAPAIDTCGATLGSVYYDSIYTVGNKTFSNWYSSGYQGYSSIRDGIIYSMNIVAVRCLMETVTPQLGVEYAKNFGINSLTDTDYNPALALGGITTGVSNLELTGAFATIANGGVYKKPIFFTRILDHDGKVLIDNTPETHRVLKDSTAFLLTDAMAGSMESSRKFSSSGPGSTSASARIPGMSGAGKSGTTSANNDIWFVGYTPYYTAGIWAGCDDNQKLTKQNGGTSFHKPIWRKIMTRVHEGMSDPGFQVPDSVETAQICRKSGKLAVSGVCNNDPRGNAVYTEYFAKGTVPTDVCNNHVRATVCSVSHRLPTPYCPERTTAIFMAIPAGEEGATDDSKFAMPGYCTIHSANSIILPPGDNLDSPSGLPQQYGPGHTPQNPGGTTQIPPWGGY